The Candidatus Omnitrophota bacterium genomic sequence TAAAACAACCTTTGGAAATGACCAATACCTTAACTAAATACGATATCAAAGCTAATATCACAGGCGGCGGTCTTACCGGACAGGCAGGCGCTTTCCGGCAGGGCCTTGCCCGCGTCTTAGTTCTGGCTGAACCGGAATTGAAGGATGCATTGCGTAAGCAGGGTTTTCTTACCCGCGACCCGCGCATGAAGGAACGCAAGAAGTATGGCCAGAAGGGCGCGCGTAAACGCTTCCAGTGGACAAAGAGGTAGGTTATGAGTTAGAAAGTTAAAAAGTTCAAATGTTCAAATGTGAAAGTCCCGCTGGAAGAGCGGGATTTTTTATTGATGGTCTTATCGTTTTTCTCGCTTACGAGGTAGCGGGTCCTGTCCCGCCATGAATCGTGGCGGGCCACCCGCTAAATTCTTACGTCAGCTCGAAAAACGCCAAGCCCATTTTGTTTAGTGATATCTCGACGAGAAAATGCTTGACTACGCTGAGTTTTTATCTTAATATGAGCGTATAAAAAAATAAGAGGAGAGGCGCATGGTAAGGGTAGGGATTGTAGGGGCGACGGGTTATGCGGGCGAGGAATTAATCGGTATACTTTTAAGGCACTCGCAGGTAAGAATAACGAGCGTATCTGCCAAAATCGATAAGCCCGAGGGTATAGAAAAGATATTCCCTAAATTCAAAAATAAGATTTCCTTGGTTTGCAAAGAGCCGGATATAAAAGAGATCGTCGCTGAATGCGACCTGGTATTTTTGGCATTACCCCATACCGTCTCCATGGAGATTGCGCCTAAATTATTGGGCGCCGGTAAAAAGGTAATTGATTTAAGCGCCGATTACAGGTTAAAGAATACCGCAACCTATACGCAGTTCTATAAGGCAAAACATAAGGATAAGGTAAGCCTCGTTAAGGCAGTATACGGCCTGCCGGAACTGTATAGGGCTAAAATCAAGAATGCCCAGCTTATTGCTAATCCCGGATGTTATCCGACGGCAGCGATATTATCCCTGGCGCCGCTGGTAGCTTTTAATCTGGCCGATTCAGGTTCTATAATTATCGATGCCAAGTCCGGGGTAACCGGCGCCGGTAAAAAGGTAGCAGAGAGTTTTCTCTTTTCAGAAATCAACGGGGATTTCAAGGCCTATAAGGTCAATGTGCATCAGCATATGCCGGAGATTAATCAGGAGCTGTCAAAGCTGGCGGCTAAAGGGATAAAAGTAATCTTTGTGCCGCATTTGTTGCCTCTGAACAGGGGGATATTAGAGACGATATATGTTAAAAAAGGGCAAAGGGCAAAGGGCAAAGGGCAAAAGTTAATAAGTTTATACAAAAAATTCTATAAGAAAGAGCCGTTTGTGAGAATAAAAGACGAGGGCGATTTTCCAAGAATAAAAGACGTGGTGGGGACGAATTTCTGCGATATCGGGATTAAAGAAAGCGCAGATTCCATAATTATCATTTCTGCCATAGATAATTTATTGAAAGGCGCTTCGGGCCAGGCAGTGCAGAATATGAATATTATGTATAAGTTTCCGGAATACAGCGCGTTAATATGAAAGTATATAAAAAAGCAATTTTGCCTCTGGGTTTTAAAGCTAATGGCGTGGCCTCAGGCATAAAAGAATCCGGAAAGTTAGACCTGGCGCTGTTTTATTCTGATATCCCTGCCAAGGCCGCTTGCCTTTTTACTACTAATAGAATCCAGGCTGCGCCTATACAGGTAAATAAAATCCACCTTAAGAGGGGTAAGGGATATCGGGCAATAATCGTCAATAGCGGCAATGCGAATTGTTTTACCGGAGAATCCGGTTTAAGGGATGCCCAGGCAACAGCTAAAAGTTTAGCCGCCGCCTTAAAGATTAAAAAAGAGAATACCCTGGTTGCCTCTACCGGTATTATCGGCAGGAGATTGCCTTTGATAAAGATTGAAAAAGCCGTGCCCGCCTTAGTAAAAGGATTATCCGGGACTGGCATAGATAAGGCAAAAAGAGCAATCATGACTACGGATACGTTCAGTAAAGAGGCTACTGTGAAACTGGCTATCGGTAAAAATATAGTTACGATTTGCGGTATTGCTAAGGGCGCTGGAATGATTGCGCCGGATATGGCGACCATGCTGGTATTTATTTTTACCGATGCCTTAATTTCACAAATGGCTTTAACCCGGGCCTTAGGGGCATCTACGGATAATTCTTTCCACTGCATTACCGTTGACGGGTGTATGAGCACAAACGATAGCGTTATGATGTTAGCCAACGGCCGGGCAAAGAATACCCTTATAGATAAAAATGGCAGGAATTTTACTGTTTTTGTCCAGGGTTTACAGGCGATCTGTATTGAGTTAGCTAAGATGATTGTCAGGGATGCCGAAGGCGCAAGTAAATTTATTCAAATACAGGTAACTGGGGCAAAAAATTTTAAACAGGCAAGGCAAGCAGCTTTAAGCATTGCTAATTCCAATCTCTTTAAGACTGCCGTTTACGGCCAGAATCCTAATTTCGGCAGGATTATCGCCGCTGTCGGCGCAAGCGGGATAGATGTCAGAGAGGAAGAGATCAGGATAAGGGTAAGCCCCTTGGATAGGAAAGAAATAAAAGTGGACGTGTCTCTTAACAGGGGTAGTGCCTGCGCTACGGTTTATACTTCGGACTTGACACCCGAATATATCAGGATAAACGCAGAGTATAACTAAGGAAGAGGAAAATGGAAGAAGCAATCAAGAAAGCGGATGTATTGATTGAGGCATTGCCTTATATCAAGAGGTTCCATAAGAAGGCGATTGTCATTAAATACGGCGGGAGCATCCTGGGAGAAGAAAAAATCAGGAGAGGAGTCCTGGAGGATATTGTTTTTTTAAGTTTTATGGGTTTAAAGCCGGTATTGGTACATGGGGGAGGCCCGAATATAAGCGAGCGTATTCGTTCAGAAGGGAAGAAGGCGGAATTCGTAGACGGTATACGCGTCACCGATGCAAAGACACTGACTGTTGTGGAAGAGGAGTTGCAGAAATTAAACGATATTATTGTCAATGAGATAACTGAATTAGGCGCAAACGCCGTGGGTTTGAACGGCCAGGATAAAAAGATAATCCAGGTAAAGAAGAAGAAAGCAGAGGTAGACCTGGGGTTAGTCGGCCATATTACTGAAATAAATGCCGAACCGATACTGGAAGAATTTAAGTCTGATACAGTAGTCGTTGTGCTGCCGATGGGCAAAGGCCAGGATAAAAAGGCGTACAATGTCAATGCCGATGAGGCAGCCGCCAATATTGCCGCTGCCCTTAAGGCGGAGAAATTAGTTTTGCTTACTAATGTAAAAGGCATTATGCGTAATCCTGATGACCCGAATTCTTTTTTATCTACTTTAACGGTAGATGAGGCAAAGGGGTTAATTGAAAATAACATTGTCCAGCAGGGGATGATCCCCAAAGTGATGGCCTGCGTTGAGGCATTAGAGAAGGGCGTAAAAAAGACGCATATTATTGATGCGCGCACGCCGCACGGTTTGCTTTTAGAGATATTTACGGATATGGGAGTAGGGACGGAGATTGTAAGATAGTTTAAATGTTAGAATGTTAAAATGTTTAAAAGTTTATGAAAAAAGAAGAGATATTGCAGGCATATAAAGATTACATCATGCCGACCTATACCAAGGTTCCTTTGATTTTTGTCAAAGGCAAAGGCAGCCGGCTCTGGGATATCCATAATAAAGCTTATCTGGATTTTTTCCCGGGTTGGGGAGTAGGTAACCTGGGGCATTGCCATCCTAAGGTGGTAGCGGCAGTGCGGGACCAGATTTCCAAATTGATATTTATACCTAATAATTATTACCATATTGCCCAGGCAAAATTAGCCAAGGAGATAGTCTATTGGACTCACCCCGCTAAGGTTTTTTTCTGCAATTCCGGGGCAGAGGCAAATGAGGCAGCCATAAAGTTTAGCCGGAAATTCGGCACTTCGACTCAGCCTTCGGCTTCGCTCAGTGCCGATGGTGAGCGTAGTCGAACCATCGGAAACGGCAGGTATGAAATTATTACTTTCGAAAACTCATTCCACGGCAGGACCCTGGCTGCTTTGGCTGCTACCGGACAGAAAAAATACCAGAACGGGTTTGCGCCTCTACCGGAAGGTTTTAAGACAGTAAAATTTAACGATATTGAGGAAGTCAAAAAGGCCATAACCGAAAAGACAGTAGGCATAATGCTGGAGTTGATCCAGGGGGAAGGCGGGATTAATGTCGCCAGCCGGGATTTTGTTTCGGCGTTAAGTAAGATTTGCGCTGAGAAGAACCTGCTTTTAATCGTAGATGAAGTGCAGACCGGTATCGGCAGGACCGGGAAATTATTCTGCTATCAGCATTACGGCATAACCCCGGATATAGTGACGCTGGCCAAGTCCTTAGGCGGAGGCTTGCCTATCGGCGTGATGTTAGTCAAGAAAGAGATTGCCGATACCTTAGGGCCAGGGATGCATGCCTCTACTTTTGGGGGAGGGCCGGTAATCTGCAAAGCAGCATTGGCAGTATTCAGGGCCATACAAAAGGAAAAGATGCTTACCAATGCCTCCAGGATGGGAGAATATTTATTTACGCGACTGAATGATTTAAAAAATAAGTATCCGGCGATAAAGGAAACAAGGGGTTTGGGCCTGATGGCCGGCGTAGAATTAAATATTGAGGGGAAAGCCATCGTGGAAAAATGCATAGAAAATGGGCTTTTGATTAACTGCACTCACGATAAAGTTTTGCGGCTTATGCCGGCATTAAATATCAGCAAAAAAGAAATTGATAAAGCGATTAAAATACTGGATAGTGTGTTTGAAAGTTTTTCCGCTTTATAATCTAATTGCGCTAGCGGGATCCCGCTTTAGTATAAGAAGGTCAAGCGGGAAAATGTTTGAATGTTGTAATGTTAGAATGTTTTAATGTTTAAAAGAAGGATGCTATGAAAAAAGATTTTATTTGTATTAAAGACCTGGCCTCAGGAGATATTACGGATATCTTTACCCTTACTGATGGTTTAAAGCAGGATAAGAATAAATACAGCAGGGTATTGGCAGGCAAGGCCCTGGCCCTAATCTTTCAAAAACCTTCGAACCGCACGCGGGTTTCTTTTGAAGTAGGCATGTATCAGCTGGGAGGATATTCCATATATTTAGGGCCTGATGAAATCAATCTGGGGGTAAGGGAATCTATTAAAGATGTAGCCAGGACTCTTTCCAGGTACGTAGACGGCATAGTATTAAGGACCTTTGAGCATAAAAATATTTTAGAGCTGGCTAAATTTTCCGCTCTGCCGGTAATAAACGGTTTGTCAGACTTGTTGCATCCTTGTCAGGCCCTGGCTGATATTTATACCGTCAGGGAAAAGTTGAAGAATATTAAAGGCGTAACCTTAGCCTATGTAGGAGACGGCAATAATGTCTGCAATTCTTTATTGTATGCCTGTGCCAGCGTAGGTATGAATATGCATGTGGCTACACCTAAAGGATATGAACCGGATAAAGCGGTTTTAAGAGAAGCGCAGATAATCGCTAAAGAAAACGGTTCAACCATAAATCTATTTATCAAACCCCAGGAGGCAGCCAGGGGTGCGGATGTCATTTATACTGATGTCTGGACGAGCATGGGCCAGGAAAAAGAAGCCCAAATTAGAAAGAAGGTATTTAAGGAATACCAGGTGAATAAGAGACTCATGCAGTCAGCCAAAAAGGGTGTTTTAATTATGCATTGCCTGCCGGCGCACAGGGGCGATGAGATCACGGATGAGGCCATTGACAGTGAGAATTCCGTGGTTTTTGATCAGGCAGAGAACAGGATGCATATACAGAAGGCGATCCTTATTAAGTTGCTAAAGTGATTTTATAAAACGTTAAATAAGAATAGGCTAAGGATTTAAAGACGCGTTAATAAGAAAGGAAAAACAGATGAAAAAAGGTTTTACTTTAATTGAGGTCATTGTTGTCGTTATTATTATTGGCATCATCGCCTCCTTGTATCTTTCATCTTTCGGCACTACGAAGGAAGGCGTCTTAGATAAAGAGGCCATTTCAAATTTAAAATTACTCCAAGTTATGGAAAAGACATATGAGATGGATACGGATACTTATTATCCTGCCTCAGAAGGTTCAGTATCGGATATAGTCACTATCAACAATAACCTGCATCTTTCTTTGCCTGCAGGTTCCGGACGTAGTTGGGACTACGAAGTCTGGAGCACGGGTTGTGTCCAGGCCACGCGAAAGGGCGATGATGAAAGGTCTTGGTATTTTAAGATTGAAGATGACGGGTCTACGGCTAATTGCGCGACCGATGGAGAGCCGAATAAAGATGATTGTTATACCTGTCCATAAGAAATAGGAGTTTTTAAATGACGGATAAGAAAAAGATAGTTCTTGCTTATTCCGGGGGGCTAGATACCTCCTGCGCAGTAAGGTGGCTTAAGGATCAAGGATACGAAGTAATCTGTTTTGCCGCGGATTTAGGCCAGGGTTTAGGAGGGGGTGAGGATTTTGCGGCAATAGAGGCACGGGCCTTAGCTGCCGGCGCTTCCAAAATATATATTAAAGACCTTCAGGATGAATTTGTAGAGGATTTTGTTATCCCGGCTTTAAAGGCAGGCGCTATTTATGAAGGTAAATACCTGCTCGCTACAGCATTGGGCAGGCCTTTGATTGCCAAATATCTGGTAGAAATAGCGCATAAAGAAAAGGCCGAGGCCGTAGCCCATGGTTGTACCGGTAAAGGTAATGATCAAGTCAGGTTTGAGGTGACTACGGGAATATTAGACCCAAAATTAGAGATTGTCGCTCCGGTGAGGGCCTGGGATTTTAAGTCGCGGGAAGAAGAAATAGAATACGCGCATACGTATAATATCCCTATAGATGTCAGCAAAAAGAAGCCTTACAGCATTGATAGGAATATCTGGGGTATTAGCATTGAAGCGGGCATCCTGGAAAATCTGGAGCAGGAACCGCCTGAGGACGCTTACCTGATTACCAAGAGCCCGACGGGTGCCTCTACATACCCTAAATATATAGAAATTTCTTTTGAAAAAGGCGTGCCTAAAAAAATAGACGGCAAGATTTATAAACCGAAGAATTTAATCAACCATCTGAATGAGATAGGCGGGCTTTACGGCGTCGGCAGGAGTGACCTGGTTGAAAATAGATTAGTAGGCATTAAATCCAGGGAGATTTACGAAGCGCCTGCGGCGACCATATTGCATATTGCCCATAAAGAATTAGAGAGTATAGTTTTAGACAGGGAACTAGCGCATTTTAAAGAGATAGTTTCGCTTAAATATGCGGAGCTGGTTTATTATGGGCTCTGGTATTCTCCTTTAAAAGAGGCGCTGGATGGCTTTGTGGATTCTACGCAAAAGTATGCCAGCGGTTCGATAAAAATGAAATTATTCAAGGGTAACTGTGTGGCTGTGGGTAGAAAGTCACATCATTCGTTGTATAAAAAGGAATTGAGCACTTACGGCAAAGAAGACAAATTCGACCAGAAATTAGCCGAAGGGTTTATTAAGATATGGGGAATGCCTTATAGGAAATAAGCCGTAAGCTGTAAGCCGTAAGTTATAAGATCAAGGAGATGAAATGGCGAAGAAATTATGGGGCGGAAGATTCAGCAAAAAAACAGACCCATTAGTAGAGGAGTTTACTAAGTCGATACAATTTGACTATAAGCTAGCTAACTGGGATTTAGTTGGTTCAAAATTACATGTAATTATATTAGAAAAAGCCGGATTGTTAACGTCAACTGAGGCATTAAAACTAAAAGAGGGATTGGGGGCTATTCATGCTCAGCTAAGAAATAAGGAGTTTAAAAAGACAGATAGAAACGAAGATATCCATACTTATATTCAGAATGCACTGCAAAATAGAATTGGAGATTTGGCTTTGAAACTACATACTGCAAGATCCAGGAATGATCAAGTTGTATTCGCAACTAAATTATACTGTAGAGAATGCATTCTTTGTTCTTGTAAACTCATCTTGGAGCTTACAAAAGAGATTATAAGTTTAGCAGAGAAAAATTCGGATATTGTTATTCCTGGGTTTACACATCTACAGCATGCTCAGCCGGTATTATTGCAGGATTACTTAGAAGCATATGAAGACATGCTTATCAGGGATACAGAGAGGTTAACATCTATTGCTAAGAATATGAAGGCTATTATGGGCGCAGGAGCGCTTGCAGGTACGCCTATTAGTTCCAATGAATATAAAATTAAGGCAGGAGAACAATTAAAAAAGATAGGCATTGATTTTATAGAAGCGATTGAAAATTCACTTGATTCGGTCAGCGATAGGGATTTTGTTATTGAAACCATCAGTGCTCTATCGATCCTTGCAATGCACCTATCTAGATTAGCTGAAGATTTAATTATCTGGTCAACAAAAGAATTTGATTTTGTGGAAATCAATGAATCTTTCTGCACCGGTAGTTCGCTGATGCCACAGAAGAAAAATCCTGACGTATTAGAACTAATTAGGGGCTATGCTGGCAGGTTGTATGGTAATTTAGTGAGCGTATTAACGATGATGAAAGGTCTGCCTCTGACATACAATAGAGATATGCAGTTAGATAAAGAACCGCTATTTAATTCTTTTGAAATAGTCTCCAGCGAATTGAAAGTATTAAGCGGTTTAATTAAAACGTTGAAATTCAATAAGCCCAAGATAGAAGAGCACCTGAAAGATGAAGGCCTCTATGCAACTGACATTGTGTATTACCTTGTAGATAAGAAGATTCCTTTTAAGGAAGCGCATACTATTATAGGAAAACTAATAAAATATTCGCTTGGTAATGAGATCAAAATTAAAGATATGCCGGAGAATTTATTAAGGAAGTTTTCCAATAAATTTGTTAAGAAAGAAATAGTTAAGTTATTTGATCCTTTGGTTTCGGTAAAGTCTAAGAAGTCAATTAAGAGGTAATATTTTTAGCGGGTGGCTTGGTTTGATTTCGAGCAGCTTGAAAGGGGACCCCGCGAGTGGGTGTGGGCGAGGAAAATTTGACGAGCACACACCCTAAAAGCAGGGGATAATTTGAATCCCTGCGAGAAAGCAAGGCAAGGTAGCCGCTAATAAGGATAAACTAAATGCACGAATTCAAATATAAAGGAAGCCATCTTTACTGTGAGAATGTTAGGGTTGAGGATTTAGCCAGGCGTTTCGGCACGCCGCTTTATATCTACAGCTACCATACTCTCATCGGCCATTTTCTGAAGCTGAAAACTGCCTTCGCTCCTATACAACCGCTCATTTGTTATTCGGTGAAGGCGAATTCCAACTTAGCTATTTTAAAAGCTTTAGTAGATAAAGGCGCGGGATTAGATATCGTTTCCGGCGGAGAGCTCTTCCGCGCATCGCAAGCCGGTTGTCCGGCAGATAAAATTGTCTATGCCTCAGTGGGTAAAACAGGCCGGGAGATAGAGGACGCCATAAAAAAAAGAATCCTCTTTTTCAATGTGGAGTCTATCCCTGAATTAGAGAATATTAACCGCATATCTAAAAGGCTAAGCAGGGTTACTCGGGTGGCCATACGCATCAATCCTGACGTGGAGCCCAAGACCCACAAATTCATTACTACGGGTAAAATTACCAATAAATTCGGCATAGATTTTAAAAATGCCTATAGAATACTGCTTGCGCGCGATAAATTCGCCAATTTAAATATCTGCGGTTTGCACATACATATCGGTTCGCAGATTACCGAGAGCGCGCCTTACCTCGCCGCCATAACCAAGATAGCGGATTTCATCTGGCAGTTAAGGCGAAAAGGCATAGAATTGGAATATCTGAATATAGGAGGAGGCCTGGGGATTATCTATAATAAAGAAACCCCTCAGACCGCTCAGATATTTGCCAAAAGGATTACACCCTCATTAGAAAAAACAGGGCTAAAAATAATTCTGGAGCCCGGAAGGTTTATCGTAGGTAATGCCGGCATCCTGGTGGCTAAAGTTCTGTATATTAAAAATACGCCCAAAAAGAAATTTGTGATTATTGACGCAGGGATGAATGATTTAATCCGGCCCGCTTTATACGATGCTTATCATCAAATTTTACCATTACGAGTTACGAGTTACCTGCCTGTCCGGCATGCAGGTGAGTTACGAGTTACGAGTAAAGTAGATGTAGTCGGCCCTATTTGCGAAAGCGCAGATTTCATCGCCAAGGATAGAAAATTGCCCCGCGTTAGAGAAGGGGATCACCTGGCGGTAATGGGCGCGGGTGCCTACGGCTTTAGCATGTCTTCTAACTATAACTCCCGGCTGAGGGCACAGGAAGTTTTGGTAGTTAAAGATAAAGTTTTTACAATCAGAAAAAGAGAATCTTACGCGGATTTGGTCCAGAATGAGGTAATTCCGCCTTTTCTTTTTGGTTTGTAATATGCGAAAGATTGATTTTACCAAAATAGTGGCATCAGGAAACGACTTCGCGGTTATTGAGAACAGTCGTCAGTTGTCAGTTTTTAGCTTTCAGTCTTTAGCCAAAAAAATATGTGAACGGAAATACGGAGTAGGCGCTGACGGGTTACTTATTTTAGAAAAATCCAGGGTTGCCGATGTAAGAATGCGCATTTTTAATCCCGATGGTTCGGAGGCCCAAATGTGCGGCAATGGGGCCAGGGCAACCGCGCTCTATAAAAAATCCAGTAAAGTAAAAATCGAAACCAAAGCAGGGATAATCGAATCCGAGGTAAAGCGGGATAACGTAAAAATAAAACTCACTGAACCAAAAGAAATAAAGTTGGATTTACCCGTTAGGCTCAGGAATAGAACTTTACGCGTAAATTTTATCAATACCGGTGTTCCGCATGCCGTAATCTTCGTCGCAGATTTAGACAAGATAGATGTGACAGATTTGGGTAGGCAGGTACGTTACCATAAACAATTCGCTCCGCAAGGGACCAATGCCGATTTTATAGAGGTGTTGGATAAAAGGAATATAAAACTTAGGACTTATGAAAGAGGCGTAGAAAATGAGACCCTAGCTTGCGGGACAGGGGCGGTCGCCTCAGCTTTAATTACAGCTTACAGCTTACAGCTTACAGCTTACAGCAGGATAAATATACATACCAAGAGTGGAGAAATATTAAAGGTCTATTTTGAAAAAACAGGCCGGAAATTCAGCGATGTCTGGTTAGAAGGTAAGGCCAGGATAGTTTACAAAGGAGCGTATTATGTTTAGGGGCTCAATTGTAGCAATAGTCACCCCATTTAACAATGGAAAAGTCGATGAAAAGAAGCTGAGGGGCCTGATAGAGTTCCAGATTAAAAACGGGACATCCGGCATCGTGCCCTGTGGGACAACAGGCGAGTCTGCGACTTTATCTTTTGAAGAACATGACCGTGTCATTGAAATTACCATAGAACAAGTAAAGAAAAGAGTCCTGGTTATTGCCGGCACAGGTTCAAATTCTACGGAAGAAGCAGTGATGTTAACTAAACATGCTGCCAAGGCCGGGGCAGACGCGTCTTTACAGGTTTCGCCTTATTATAATCGGCCTACGCAAAGAGGCCTTTATGCGCATTTTAAGGCCATTGCTGATTCTGTTGATATACCCATCATACTTTATAACATCGCTTCGCGCACCGGCGTAAACATAGAGCCGGAGACGATCGCCCGATTAAGCTGCGATTGCAAAAATATAGTAGGAGTCAAAGAGGCTTCGGGGAACCTTGACCAGATGTCATGCATAAAAGCATTATGCGGGCAAAATTTTGCCTTGATTTCAGGAGACGACAGCCTGACGTTACCGGTATTAAGTATCGGCGGCACAGGTATTATCTCGGTAGTGGCTAATATTGCCCCTAAAGATGTAGCGGATATGGTCAGTGAATTCGAGAAAGGAAATATCCAGAAAGCCCGCGCATTACACTATAAATTATTACCTTTGATAAAGGCGGTCTTTCTGGAAACTAACCCCATACCGGTAAAAACAGCCATGGGATTAATGAAACTCTGCGAGCCGGATTTAAGGTTGCCGATGTGCCCCATGTCCGA encodes the following:
- the lysA gene encoding diaminopimelate decarboxylase codes for the protein MHEFKYKGSHLYCENVRVEDLARRFGTPLYIYSYHTLIGHFLKLKTAFAPIQPLICYSVKANSNLAILKALVDKGAGLDIVSGGELFRASQAGCPADKIVYASVGKTGREIEDAIKKRILFFNVESIPELENINRISKRLSRVTRVAIRINPDVEPKTHKFITTGKITNKFGIDFKNAYRILLARDKFANLNICGLHIHIGSQITESAPYLAAITKIADFIWQLRRKGIELEYLNIGGGLGIIYNKETPQTAQIFAKRITPSLEKTGLKIILEPGRFIVGNAGILVAKVLYIKNTPKKKFVIIDAGMNDLIRPALYDAYHQILPLRVTSYLPVRHAGELRVTSKVDVVGPICESADFIAKDRKLPRVREGDHLAVMGAGAYGFSMSSNYNSRLRAQEVLVVKDKVFTIRKRESYADLVQNEVIPPFLFGL
- the argC gene encoding N-acetyl-gamma-glutamyl-phosphate reductase, translating into MVRVGIVGATGYAGEELIGILLRHSQVRITSVSAKIDKPEGIEKIFPKFKNKISLVCKEPDIKEIVAECDLVFLALPHTVSMEIAPKLLGAGKKVIDLSADYRLKNTATYTQFYKAKHKDKVSLVKAVYGLPELYRAKIKNAQLIANPGCYPTAAILSLAPLVAFNLADSGSIIIDAKSGVTGAGKKVAESFLFSEINGDFKAYKVNVHQHMPEINQELSKLAAKGIKVIFVPHLLPLNRGILETIYVKKGQRAKGKGQKLISLYKKFYKKEPFVRIKDEGDFPRIKDVVGTNFCDIGIKESADSIIIISAIDNLLKGASGQAVQNMNIMYKFPEYSALI
- a CDS encoding prepilin-type N-terminal cleavage/methylation domain-containing protein, yielding MKKGFTLIEVIVVVIIIGIIASLYLSSFGTTKEGVLDKEAISNLKLLQVMEKTYEMDTDTYYPASEGSVSDIVTINNNLHLSLPAGSGRSWDYEVWSTGCVQATRKGDDERSWYFKIEDDGSTANCATDGEPNKDDCYTCP
- a CDS encoding argininosuccinate synthase, producing MTDKKKIVLAYSGGLDTSCAVRWLKDQGYEVICFAADLGQGLGGGEDFAAIEARALAAGASKIYIKDLQDEFVEDFVIPALKAGAIYEGKYLLATALGRPLIAKYLVEIAHKEKAEAVAHGCTGKGNDQVRFEVTTGILDPKLEIVAPVRAWDFKSREEEIEYAHTYNIPIDVSKKKPYSIDRNIWGISIEAGILENLEQEPPEDAYLITKSPTGASTYPKYIEISFEKGVPKKIDGKIYKPKNLINHLNEIGGLYGVGRSDLVENRLVGIKSREIYEAPAATILHIAHKELESIVLDRELAHFKEIVSLKYAELVYYGLWYSPLKEALDGFVDSTQKYASGSIKMKLFKGNCVAVGRKSHHSLYKKELSTYGKEDKFDQKLAEGFIKIWGMPYRK
- the argF gene encoding ornithine carbamoyltransferase is translated as MKKDFICIKDLASGDITDIFTLTDGLKQDKNKYSRVLAGKALALIFQKPSNRTRVSFEVGMYQLGGYSIYLGPDEINLGVRESIKDVARTLSRYVDGIVLRTFEHKNILELAKFSALPVINGLSDLLHPCQALADIYTVREKLKNIKGVTLAYVGDGNNVCNSLLYACASVGMNMHVATPKGYEPDKAVLREAQIIAKENGSTINLFIKPQEAARGADVIYTDVWTSMGQEKEAQIRKKVFKEYQVNKRLMQSAKKGVLIMHCLPAHRGDEITDEAIDSENSVVFDQAENRMHIQKAILIKLLK
- a CDS encoding aspartate aminotransferase family protein, with amino-acid sequence MKKEEILQAYKDYIMPTYTKVPLIFVKGKGSRLWDIHNKAYLDFFPGWGVGNLGHCHPKVVAAVRDQISKLIFIPNNYYHIAQAKLAKEIVYWTHPAKVFFCNSGAEANEAAIKFSRKFGTSTQPSASLSADGERSRTIGNGRYEIITFENSFHGRTLAALAATGQKKYQNGFAPLPEGFKTVKFNDIEEVKKAITEKTVGIMLELIQGEGGINVASRDFVSALSKICAEKNLLLIVDEVQTGIGRTGKLFCYQHYGITPDIVTLAKSLGGGLPIGVMLVKKEIADTLGPGMHASTFGGGPVICKAALAVFRAIQKEKMLTNASRMGEYLFTRLNDLKNKYPAIKETRGLGLMAGVELNIEGKAIVEKCIENGLLINCTHDKVLRLMPALNISKKEIDKAIKILDSVFESFSAL
- the argH gene encoding argininosuccinate lyase → MAKKLWGGRFSKKTDPLVEEFTKSIQFDYKLANWDLVGSKLHVIILEKAGLLTSTEALKLKEGLGAIHAQLRNKEFKKTDRNEDIHTYIQNALQNRIGDLALKLHTARSRNDQVVFATKLYCRECILCSCKLILELTKEIISLAEKNSDIVIPGFTHLQHAQPVLLQDYLEAYEDMLIRDTERLTSIAKNMKAIMGAGALAGTPISSNEYKIKAGEQLKKIGIDFIEAIENSLDSVSDRDFVIETISALSILAMHLSRLAEDLIIWSTKEFDFVEINESFCTGSSLMPQKKNPDVLELIRGYAGRLYGNLVSVLTMMKGLPLTYNRDMQLDKEPLFNSFEIVSSELKVLSGLIKTLKFNKPKIEEHLKDEGLYATDIVYYLVDKKIPFKEAHTIIGKLIKYSLGNEIKIKDMPENLLRKFSNKFVKKEIVKLFDPLVSVKSKKSIKR
- the rpsI gene encoding 30S ribosomal protein S9, with amino-acid sequence MDEVIKHTAIGRRKEATARIWLLPGNGNIIVNEKPYDKYFLRETDRIIIKQPLEMTNTLTKYDIKANITGGGLTGQAGAFRQGLARVLVLAEPELKDALRKQGFLTRDPRMKERKKYGQKGARKRFQWTKR
- the argB gene encoding acetylglutamate kinase; this encodes MEEAIKKADVLIEALPYIKRFHKKAIVIKYGGSILGEEKIRRGVLEDIVFLSFMGLKPVLVHGGGPNISERIRSEGKKAEFVDGIRVTDAKTLTVVEEELQKLNDIIVNEITELGANAVGLNGQDKKIIQVKKKKAEVDLGLVGHITEINAEPILEEFKSDTVVVVLPMGKGQDKKAYNVNADEAAANIAAALKAEKLVLLTNVKGIMRNPDDPNSFLSTLTVDEAKGLIENNIVQQGMIPKVMACVEALEKGVKKTHIIDARTPHGLLLEIFTDMGVGTEIVR
- the argJ gene encoding bifunctional glutamate N-acetyltransferase/amino-acid acetyltransferase ArgJ gives rise to the protein MKVYKKAILPLGFKANGVASGIKESGKLDLALFYSDIPAKAACLFTTNRIQAAPIQVNKIHLKRGKGYRAIIVNSGNANCFTGESGLRDAQATAKSLAAALKIKKENTLVASTGIIGRRLPLIKIEKAVPALVKGLSGTGIDKAKRAIMTTDTFSKEATVKLAIGKNIVTICGIAKGAGMIAPDMATMLVFIFTDALISQMALTRALGASTDNSFHCITVDGCMSTNDSVMMLANGRAKNTLIDKNGRNFTVFVQGLQAICIELAKMIVRDAEGASKFIQIQVTGAKNFKQARQAALSIANSNLFKTAVYGQNPNFGRIIAAVGASGIDVREEEIRIRVSPLDRKEIKVDVSLNRGSACATVYTSDLTPEYIRINAEYN